In one window of Vanrija pseudolonga chromosome 5, complete sequence DNA:
- the SPBC1683.03c_3 gene encoding putative MFS-type transporterc, which yields MENSIQQTTVSPGGPGNEPVHDNPVAVELGIAPNHGGEVVTESASATKLTLDLAQETNELAALPKGRKSVLLLCFCLSMFIDASGAAAGQLLTEPIAKDLHISLGNTPWVIGTYSLAFASTLLFAGRVADLYSPARLYTFGFLTSGILYLAISFVHNQYAFFVLRALKGVLAVLTIPSSINMIIQMYPDPEEQGKKLALFGTAGALASTLSLIIAGVFMLASWRWWFRFTSFLVIPFSILSFWLLPKTRAVAGNVSSGDKWKRMDLGGVFLLGGMLVCFILSFTQATTFGWSSAQFIAPLVVSAALLPVFVVYEQRMPRGYTLLPHDIWNFPNIGPLILQALAPFGWFTCMQLGLATYWQDVLHESAILTAVRLLPWGISSTAVGFASQFIPAIIGKPRLAQPIASLLAFGGSMLVAFSGGGKGVDYWKFIFTGGVIGAAGCMVVFVGINTTMIQSFPIEFAGIGGSFANVVFQVGGVAAIAIQSGLRSAGGTEDDWKGYKYGYIFVSCFILFTGLVFGLWFRPEQPKPAAEEA from the exons ATGGAAAATAGCATCCAACAAACGACAGTTTCGCCGGGCGGGCCGGGTAACGAGCCCGTTCACGACaaccccgtcgccgtcgagctgggcatCGCGCCCAACCACGGCGGAGAGGTCGTGACCGAGTCCGCGTCGGCCACCAAGTTgaccctcgacctcgctcaAGAGACCAACGAGCTCGCTGCACTCCCGAAGGGACGCAAGtcggtcctcctcctctgctTT TGCCTGTCCATGTTCATCGACGCGTCcggcgcggcagcgggcCAGCTGCTCACCGAGCCGATCGCAAAGGACCTGCACATCAGCCTCGGGAACACGCCGTGGGTGATCGGAACGTACTCGCTCGCGTTTGCCAGCACGCTCCTGTTCGCTGGCCGTGTGGCGGACCTGTACTCCCCCGCCAGGCTGTACACTTTCGGCTTTCTCACCAGCGGGATCCTGTACCTCGCCATCTCGTTCGTGCACAACCAGTACGCTTTCTTCGTCCTTCGTGCGCTTAAGGGTGTGCTCGCGGTGCTTACCATCCCGTCGTCGATCAACATGATCA TCCAAATGtaccccgaccccgaggagcaGGGCAAGAAGCTCGCACTCTTCggcacggccggcgcgcttgCCAGTACCCTGTCCCTCATTATCGCGGGTGTCTTCATGCTCGCGTCGTGGCGCTGGTGGTTTAGATT CACCTCGTTCCTCGTCATCCCGTTCTCCATCCTCTCCTTCTGGCTGCTGCCCAAGACCCGCGCGGTCGCCGGTAACGTGTCGAGCGGGGACAAGTGGAAGCGCatggacctcggcggcgtgttcctcctcggcggcatgctCGTGTGCTTCATCCTCAGCTTCACCCAGGCCACGACGTTTGGCTGGTCGAGCGCTCAGTTCATCGCCCCGCtcgtcgtgtcggccgcgTTACTCCCCGTGTTTGTCGTGTACGAGCAGCGCATGCCGCGCGGGTACACGCTGCTGCCTCATGACATTTGGAACTTCCCCAACATTGGCCCTCTCATCTTGCAGGCGCTTGCTCCGTTCGGAT GGTTCACGTGCatgcagctcggcctcgcaaCGTACTGGCAAGACGTGCTGCACGAGTCGGCGATCCTCACGGCCGTACGCCTCCTGCCGTGGGGCATTTCGTCCACCGCCGTGGGCTTTGCCTCGCAGTTCATCCCAGCCATTATCGGCaagccgcgcctcgcgcagccgATCGCCTCGCTGCTCGCGTTTGGCGGGAGCATGCTCGTCGCTttcagcggcggcggcaagggcgtgGACTACTGGAAGT TCATCTTCACGGGTGGCGTCATTGGTGCTGCCGGCTGCATGGTCGTCTTTGTCGGGATTAA CACGACTATGATCCAGTCGTTCCCTATCGAGTTTGCTGGCATTGGCGGCTCGTTCGCCAACGTCGTCTtccaggtcggcggcgtcgcggccatTGCTATCCAGAGTGGACTGCGCtctgccggcggcaccgaggacgactGGAAGGGATACAAGTACGGGTACATCTTTGTGTCGTGCTTTATCCTCTTCACTGGGCTTGTGTTCGGCCTGTGGTTCCGGCCCGAGCAGCCCaagccggcggcggaggaggcctAG
- the NSNH gene encoding Inosine-uridine preferring nucleoside hydrolase, whose amino-acid sequence MPPTPVIIDCDPGHDDVFALWLAIGNPALDVRAVTTVAGNGSLEHTTLNARIALSVAGVHGIPVSAGASHPLSRKAHAAVDIHGENALGGPARLPTPTVPLDPRDAITLIADTLLASPEPVTLIPTGPLTNIAALITQRPDVIPRIREIIWMGGAVDRGNVTPYAEFNAWADPEAADIVFRAAQRKDAGGHGVRLTMVGLNITHQALVTDEVIARVEAVGNNTAAFGVQLLKFFCKTYAEVQGMPAAPLHDPVTVAIAIDRAVATVQRTHVVVETKGEYTAGATNVYLLDQVKGRDLNVEVAMQLDVKRFFDLIVEAIGRLA is encoded by the coding sequence ATGCCGCCGACTCCAGTGATAATCGACTGCGACCCaggccacgacgacgtctTTGCCCTCTGGCTGGCGATCGGCAACCCGGCGCTggacgtgcgcgccgtcaccACGGTCGCGGGCAACGGGAGCCTGGAGCACACGACACTCAATGCGCGGATCGCGCTGTCCGTCGCTGGCGTACACGGCATCCCTGTCTCTGCTGGGGCTAGCCACCCCCTGTCACGCAAGGCGCACGCCGCAGTCGACATCCACGGCGAgaacgcgctcggcgggccagcgaggctgccgacgccCACCGTCCCGCTCGACCCGCGCGACGCGATCACCTTGatcgccgacacgctgctCGCGTCCCCGGAGCCCGTGACCCTCATCCCCACTGGACCTTTGACCAACATCGCCGCGCTGATCACCCAGCGCCCCGACGTGATCCCGCGCATCCGCGAGATCATCTGGATGGGCGGCGCTGTCGACAGGGGCAACGTCACCCCGTACGCCGAGTTCAACGCCTgggccgaccccgaggccgcggaCATTGTGTtccgcgcggcgcagcgcaaaGACGCTGGGGGGCACGGGGTCAGGCTCACCATGGTCGGGCTCAACATCACGCACCAGGCGCTCGTGACCGACGAGGTGattgcgcgcgtcgaggccgtgggCAACAACACCGCCGCGTTCGGCGTACAGCTGCTCAAGTTCTTCTGCAAGACGTACGCCGAGGTGCAGGGCAtgccggccgcgccgcttCACGACCCCGTCACGGTCGCCATCGCGATCGACCGCGCCGTGGCGACCGTGCAGCGCACGcatgttgtcgtcgagacgAAGGGCGAGTacacggccggcgcgacgaaTGTGTacctcctcgaccaggtCAAGGGGCGCGACTTGAACGTCGAAGTCGCGATGCAGCTCGACGTGAAGCGTTTCTTCGACCTCATCGTCGAGGCGATCGGCCGGTTGGCATAG